From [Clostridium] symbiosum, a single genomic window includes:
- a CDS encoding CARDB domain-containing protein: MKMWKRVPVIALIVVLLAMMGTQVATAEMLDMNQFNDDTITVSKVPKGKAGNKISIKMTIHNKGTKGDNNLEKIRLANSYEYERIMERQFGEADDSDEGELRWYDKSFPFEADSTTFKEKDINVKPGSSKSVTLSYKLRRDLTAGYYQAFFIIDDSIEVGVNIWVSAYDGSTEEDENTKLDYDFAIGENQFTPSAAYSQVMNFGVNLRNSGLKKVYDVRVDMQLDPDITKFPFDINEGNYLRYMGDMDPEQTVTVPYSMAVREEVKSGFFPIHYKISYREESGGDFIDPIDKVFYVRVVGKDEDELSADAGEEDRTKARIIVDSFYTVPDVVFAGQPFELHVTMKNASSNVTSSNIMFTFASEEVESSPVFTSDTGSTSVVVNQLAPGATTDLKMTFKSSPTANQKSYTMTIKEQYDSPEFKNAKEEVKISIPIKQEPRLNTGTIEVMPDSISVGSETNVMFGINNTGKVLLYNVMVRFEADSIQTTDAYVGNIKPGETGNLDTMVTGVAPTEDDGKVKIIISYEDENGLATEIEKEMMLYVNEESDDFGDMEAGNIDGMEGMDGMEGEQTFFGKYKIVIFPAVALIIIIAATTVIVIRKKKKAAQEEGMDDEIL; this comes from the coding sequence ATGAAAATGTGGAAGAGAGTGCCGGTGATTGCATTGATTGTCGTACTGCTGGCAATGATGGGAACGCAGGTGGCGACGGCGGAGATGCTGGATATGAACCAGTTTAACGACGATACAATCACAGTGAGTAAAGTGCCGAAGGGAAAAGCGGGAAATAAGATTTCCATCAAGATGACAATCCATAATAAGGGCACAAAGGGAGACAACAATTTAGAGAAGATCAGGCTGGCCAACTCCTATGAATATGAGCGGATTATGGAGCGGCAGTTCGGTGAGGCCGACGACTCGGACGAGGGAGAACTCCGGTGGTATGACAAATCATTCCCCTTTGAGGCTGATTCCACCACGTTTAAAGAAAAAGACATCAATGTAAAGCCGGGTTCCTCCAAGAGCGTTACGCTGAGCTATAAATTAAGACGGGATTTGACGGCAGGCTATTACCAGGCGTTTTTTATCATTGACGACAGTATCGAAGTAGGCGTCAATATCTGGGTTTCCGCCTACGATGGTTCCACGGAAGAGGATGAGAATACAAAGCTGGACTACGATTTTGCAATCGGTGAAAATCAGTTCACCCCGTCCGCTGCCTATTCCCAGGTGATGAACTTTGGAGTGAATTTAAGGAACAGCGGCCTGAAAAAGGTCTATGATGTCCGCGTAGACATGCAGCTGGATCCCGACATCACGAAGTTCCCGTTTGATATTAACGAAGGGAATTACCTCCGGTACATGGGAGACATGGATCCGGAGCAGACAGTCACCGTTCCTTACAGCATGGCGGTGAGAGAGGAAGTCAAATCGGGTTTCTTCCCAATCCATTATAAGATTTCGTACAGGGAAGAGAGCGGGGGCGATTTCATCGATCCGATCGATAAAGTATTTTATGTCAGGGTAGTGGGCAAGGATGAGGATGAGCTTTCCGCCGACGCCGGGGAAGAGGACAGAACCAAGGCCAGAATCATCGTAGACAGCTTTTACACGGTTCCGGATGTCGTTTTTGCGGGCCAGCCCTTTGAACTTCATGTCACAATGAAGAACGCCTCATCCAATGTAACATCCAGCAACATCATGTTTACATTTGCTTCGGAGGAAGTGGAGAGCAGCCCTGTTTTCACATCAGATACGGGTTCCACCTCCGTGGTGGTAAACCAATTGGCCCCCGGTGCAACGACAGATTTAAAGATGACTTTTAAATCATCGCCGACGGCCAACCAAAAGTCCTATACGATGACAATTAAAGAACAGTATGACAGCCCGGAGTTCAAGAATGCCAAAGAAGAAGTCAAGATATCGATTCCGATCAAACAGGAACCGAGGCTGAATACGGGTACCATTGAGGTCATGCCGGACAGTATCAGCGTGGGCTCCGAGACGAACGTAATGTTTGGAATTAATAATACCGGCAAGGTGCTGCTTTACAATGTCATGGTGCGTTTTGAGGCCGATTCCATCCAGACGACCGACGCCTATGTGGGCAATATCAAGCCGGGCGAGACAGGCAATCTGGATACCATGGTGACCGGTGTGGCTCCGACTGAGGACGACGGGAAAGTGAAGATCATCATTTCATATGAGGATGAGAATGGACTGGCGACCGAGATTGAGAAGGAGATGATGCTCTATGTCAATGAGGAGTCGGACGACTTCGGAGATATGGAGGCGGGAAACATCGACGGCATGGAGGGGATGGACGGCATGGAAGGGGAACAGACCTTCTTCGGTAAGTATAAGATAGTGATATTCCCGGCCGTCGCCCTTATTATTATCATTGCGGCCACAACGGTAATTGTAATCAGGAAAAAGAAGAAGGCGGCGCAGGAAGAAGGAATGGACGATGAGATTCTTTGA
- a CDS encoding ABC transporter ATP-binding protein, which translates to MELSHEELVKEKIPAIQVKNLYKVYRVGETKVYALNGVDFTMYKGEFCAIVGTSGSGKSTLLNMLAGLEKPTKGEIVIAGKHIEKLNENQLVSFRRERVGFIFQSYNLLNTMNAVENIALPLSFQGIGKKKRIERAKKYLDLVGLDKVGNHMPNQMSGGQQQRVGIARALVVHPQIIFADEPTGNLDSRTTMEVLKLMQKIVREHNQTLVMVTHDDHLATYADRIFHIIDGKIVKIEENHQRAGGDTEDGEEKTE; encoded by the coding sequence GTGGAACTTAGCCATGAAGAACTTGTAAAAGAGAAGATTCCCGCCATACAGGTGAAGAATTTATACAAGGTCTACCGCGTTGGTGAGACGAAAGTATACGCCCTGAACGGTGTTGATTTTACAATGTATAAGGGAGAATTCTGCGCGATAGTCGGAACGTCCGGTTCCGGTAAATCGACTCTGTTGAATATGCTGGCGGGTCTTGAGAAGCCGACGAAAGGCGAGATAGTCATCGCGGGAAAGCATATTGAGAAGCTGAATGAAAACCAGCTGGTATCCTTCAGACGGGAGCGGGTCGGATTCATCTTCCAGTCCTATAACCTTTTAAATACGATGAATGCGGTGGAGAACATCGCTCTGCCCCTTTCCTTTCAGGGAATTGGCAAAAAGAAAAGAATCGAGCGGGCGAAAAAGTACCTTGATCTGGTAGGCCTTGATAAGGTGGGCAACCATATGCCGAACCAGATGTCGGGCGGCCAGCAGCAGAGGGTCGGAATCGCCAGGGCGCTGGTGGTGCATCCCCAGATCATCTTTGCCGATGAGCCGACGGGAAACCTGGATTCCAGGACGACGATGGAGGTGTTGAAGCTGATGCAGAAAATCGTGCGGGAACACAACCAGACGCTTGTCATGGTTACCCACGACGACCACCTGGCTACATATGCAGACAGAATATTTCATATTATCGACGGAAAGATCGTAAAGATAGAAGAAAATCACCAGCGTGCCGGTGGTGATACGGAAGACGGGGAGGAAAAGACTGAATGA
- a CDS encoding helix-turn-helix transcriptional regulator, whose amino-acid sequence MEYVKIIKDLREDCDMTQQMVADYLGTSQTMYARYERGASELPIRHLLKLCDLYGVSADYILGRGKR is encoded by the coding sequence ATGGAATATGTAAAAATTATCAAAGACCTGAGAGAGGACTGCGACATGACACAGCAGATGGTTGCCGATTATCTGGGCACCAGTCAGACAATGTACGCGAGGTATGAGAGGGGAGCGTCGGAACTGCCGATCCGACATCTGCTGAAATTGTGCGACTTGTACGGTGTGAGCGCGGATTATATCTTGGGCAGAGGAAAAAGATAG
- the pyrB gene encoding aspartate carbamoyltransferase produces the protein MRHLLNPLDFSVEEIELLLDLASDIEKNPGRYAHVCDGKKIATLFYEPSTRTRLSFEAAMLNLGGSVLGFASADSSSAAKGESVSDTIRVISCFADICAMRHPKEGAPMVASTKSSIPVINAGDGGHQHPTQTLTDLMTIRSLKGRIDNLTVGLCGDLKFGRTVHSLINALVRYTGIRFVLISPPELRVPEYIREDVLDANHVEYRELENLDDAMPELDILYMTRVQKERFFNEEDYIRMKDCYILDKKKMDLAKDDMFVLHPLPRVNEISVEVDDDPRAAYFKQVQYGVYVRMALIMTLLEVEKPC, from the coding sequence ATGAGACATTTGTTAAATCCCTTAGATTTTTCTGTCGAGGAGATCGAGCTGCTGCTTGATCTGGCTTCTGACATTGAGAAGAACCCCGGCAGGTACGCCCACGTATGTGACGGCAAAAAGATAGCAACACTGTTTTACGAGCCAAGCACCAGAACACGTTTAAGCTTTGAAGCGGCAATGTTAAACCTGGGAGGCAGCGTATTAGGTTTTGCTTCCGCCGATTCCAGTTCTGCTGCCAAGGGCGAAAGTGTTTCTGATACAATCCGGGTTATTTCCTGCTTTGCAGATATATGCGCCATGCGTCATCCCAAAGAAGGCGCCCCTATGGTAGCTTCTACCAAATCTTCTATTCCAGTTATCAATGCCGGCGACGGCGGCCATCAGCATCCCACCCAGACATTAACCGATCTCATGACAATCCGCTCTTTAAAAGGAAGAATTGACAATCTGACGGTCGGACTCTGCGGTGACCTGAAGTTCGGGCGTACGGTCCATTCGTTGATTAACGCCCTGGTCCGCTATACCGGAATCCGCTTCGTGCTGATTTCCCCGCCGGAGCTGCGCGTGCCGGAATACATCCGCGAGGATGTGCTGGACGCAAACCATGTTGAATACAGGGAGCTCGAGAACCTGGACGACGCAATGCCCGAACTGGACATCCTCTATATGACCAGAGTCCAGAAGGAGCGCTTCTTCAACGAGGAAGATTACATCCGCATGAAGGACTGCTATATCCTCGACAAGAAGAAGATGGATCTCGCAAAAGACGATATGTTTGTCCTGCACCCTCTTCCCAGGGTAAATGAAATCTCCGTGGAAGTAGACGACGACCCGCGCGCCGCTTATTTTAAGCAGGTGCAGTACGGAGTGTATGTGAGGATGGCATTGATTATGACATTACTGGAGGTGGAGAAACCATGTTAA
- a CDS encoding aspartate carbamoyltransferase regulatory subunit codes for MLNISGLTEGIVLDHIQAGKSMDIYFKLGLEKLDCQTAIIKNAKSRKMGKKDIIKIDGGLDLVNLDILGYIDHNITINIIKDGHIVEKKRVKMPKKITNVIYCKNPRCITSIEQELPHIFYLADEKKEIYRCQYCEEKYSK; via the coding sequence ATGTTAAATATCAGCGGATTAACAGAAGGCATTGTCCTGGATCATATCCAGGCCGGAAAAAGCATGGATATTTATTTTAAACTGGGTCTGGAAAAACTGGACTGTCAGACCGCCATTATCAAGAATGCCAAGAGCCGGAAGATGGGCAAAAAAGACATTATCAAGATCGACGGCGGACTCGACCTGGTGAACCTGGATATCCTGGGCTATATCGACCACAATATCACGATCAATATCATCAAGGACGGCCATATCGTAGAAAAAAAGAGGGTGAAGATGCCGAAGAAAATCACCAATGTAATCTACTGCAAAAACCCTCGCTGCATCACCTCCATCGAGCAGGAGCTCCCGCATATCTTCTATCTTGCGGATGAGAAAAAAGAAATCTACAGATGCCAGTACTGTGAGGAGAAATATTCAAAATAA